A genomic segment from Desulfurella amilsii encodes:
- a CDS encoding ferredoxin — MRAVIDEQTCIGCGVCADVCPDVFEMNEDGSKARVIADNCDANCCEEAKESCPTESISLEG; from the coding sequence ATGAGAGCTGTAATTGATGAGCAAACATGCATAGGTTGCGGTGTATGTGCGGATGTGTGCCCAGATGTGTTTGAGATGAATGAAGATGGTTCAAAAGCACGAGTAATAGCTGACAATTGCGATGCTAACTGCTGTGAAGAAGCAAAAGAATCCTGTCCGACAGAATCTATATCTTTGGAGGGCTAA
- a CDS encoding DUF488 domain-containing protein: MLKLKSAYEHYEESDGYRILVDRLWPRGVSKQKAHIDLWLKEVSPSSELRKWYAHDEAKWEEFKKRYFDELKNKKEFLDIILERAKNQIITLVYSSKSPLNNAKALIEYIERR, translated from the coding sequence ATGCTAAAGTTAAAAAGCGCATATGAGCATTACGAAGAATCAGACGGCTATAGAATACTTGTTGATAGACTTTGGCCAAGAGGCGTTTCAAAACAAAAAGCACATATAGATTTATGGCTCAAAGAAGTTTCTCCAAGCAGCGAGCTAAGAAAATGGTATGCGCACGATGAAGCTAAATGGGAAGAGTTTAAAAAGCGCTACTTTGATGAATTAAAAAATAAAAAAGAATTTTTAGACATTATCTTAGAAAGGGCTAAAAACCAAATAATAACGCTTGTTTATTCATCCAAAAGCCCCTTAAATAACGCAAAAGCGCTTATAGAATACATTGAGAGGAGGTGA
- a CDS encoding ArsR/SmtB family transcription factor, with amino-acid sequence MLDEFVNNIKALSDPNRIRILNLLLQRQLCVCEIMQILDINQPNASNHLNILKLNGFIKIVKKGRWSYYFINPKKEDLIDDILKLIKYIQDDETILSDNQKLKNLSKDLCKIGE; translated from the coding sequence ATGCTTGATGAGTTTGTTAACAATATAAAAGCTTTATCGGACCCAAACCGAATAAGGATTTTAAATCTATTACTTCAAAGACAGCTTTGTGTATGCGAAATAATGCAAATTTTGGATATTAATCAGCCAAATGCTTCCAATCACCTTAATATCCTGAAACTAAACGGTTTTATCAAAATAGTAAAGAAAGGTAGATGGTCTTATTATTTCATAAACCCAAAAAAAGAAGATTTGATTGACGATATATTAAAGTTGATAAAATACATACAAGACGATGAAACTATACTTAGCGATAATCAAAAACTCAAGAATCTAAGTAAAGATTTATGTAAAATAGGAGAATAA
- a CDS encoding hemerythrin domain-containing protein, which produces MSKLIDELLQEHKKLFSLLDELRNIGRKEVKEKLFESKNLFLSHLDKEDRLLYSKFDEAKNLGVNVEENVLKFKKEMEDISKDVVNFFDTYKAGIADNIQFAGDFGKIYSMIKIRMTKEEIQLYPVYEKHFG; this is translated from the coding sequence ATGAGTAAGCTTATTGATGAGCTTTTACAAGAACACAAAAAACTTTTTTCTTTGCTTGATGAATTGCGCAATATAGGTAGAAAGGAGGTAAAAGAAAAACTTTTTGAAAGCAAAAATTTGTTTTTATCACATTTAGACAAAGAAGATAGGCTGCTTTACTCAAAATTTGATGAAGCAAAAAATTTAGGCGTTAATGTAGAAGAAAATGTTTTAAAGTTTAAAAAAGAAATGGAAGACATTTCTAAAGATGTGGTTAATTTCTTTGATACATATAAAGCGGGTATTGCAGATAATATTCAATTTGCAGGAGATTTTGGAAAGATTTACAGCATGATAAAAATCAGAATGACAAAGGAAGAGATACAGCTCTATCCAGTGTATGAAAAGCACTTTGGGTAA
- a CDS encoding FprA family A-type flavoprotein: MAVQKVIEGIYYVGSRHWDRPIFDELLELPKGTSYNAYIVFGSQKTALIDTVDPCKTHELLRNLDVLNVKEIDYVIANHAEQDHSGSIPAVLEKYPSAKVVTNEKCKALLIDLLEIKEDKFITVNDNDTLSLGDKTLQFMFTPWVHWPETMSTYLVEEKMLFTCDFFGSHIATSRIFGPKDEKLIYEGAKRYYAEIMMPFRKNIQKNVQKVEELNPSMILPGHGVIYKNPQFIIDAHKKWISDDVDNEALIIYISMHGSTKELVDYLSDILIEQGVHARPYNIAEASLGEIAMDLVDAATVVFASPFILAGVHPKIIATAYLANALRPKTKFAGIIGSFGWGGKGVEHIKSNLANLNVELFEPVYIKGKPKPKDFEQIAALAKKIADKHREIGILK; the protein is encoded by the coding sequence ATGGCTGTTCAGAAAGTAATCGAAGGTATTTATTATGTAGGTTCCAGACATTGGGATAGGCCAATTTTTGATGAGTTATTAGAGTTACCAAAAGGCACTAGCTACAATGCATATATTGTATTTGGTTCTCAAAAAACGGCTTTAATTGATACCGTTGATCCGTGCAAGACACACGAGCTTTTAAGGAATTTAGATGTATTGAATGTTAAAGAAATAGACTATGTTATTGCAAATCATGCAGAACAGGATCATTCTGGTTCGATACCCGCAGTATTAGAAAAATATCCAAGCGCCAAGGTAGTTACAAATGAAAAGTGCAAGGCTCTTCTTATAGATTTACTTGAGATTAAGGAAGATAAATTTATTACTGTAAATGATAACGATACGCTGTCTTTAGGCGATAAAACCTTGCAATTTATGTTTACACCCTGGGTTCATTGGCCAGAGACTATGTCTACATATTTAGTAGAAGAAAAGATGCTATTTACCTGCGATTTTTTTGGTTCTCATATAGCAACAAGCAGAATATTTGGACCAAAAGATGAAAAGCTAATTTATGAAGGTGCAAAGCGCTACTATGCAGAAATTATGATGCCATTTAGAAAAAATATTCAAAAAAACGTTCAGAAAGTAGAAGAACTAAATCCTTCCATGATTTTGCCTGGCCATGGCGTAATATATAAAAATCCTCAATTTATTATTGATGCTCACAAAAAATGGATATCAGATGATGTAGACAATGAAGCTTTAATAATTTATATATCAATGCACGGCAGCACTAAAGAGCTTGTGGACTATTTATCTGATATTTTAATTGAGCAAGGTGTCCATGCTAGACCATACAATATTGCTGAAGCGAGTCTTGGAGAGATTGCCATGGATCTTGTAGATGCTGCAACTGTTGTTTTTGCCTCTCCTTTTATACTAGCAGGTGTGCACCCTAAGATAATCGCAACCGCATATCTTGCAAATGCTCTAAGGCCAAAAACCAAATTTGCAGGTATAATCGGTTCGTTTGGCTGGGGCGGGAAAGGTGTTGAGCACATCAAAAGCAATCTTGCTAATTTAAATGTTGAGCTATTTGAGCCAGTATACATAAAAGGCAAGCCAAAGCCAAAAGACTTTGAACAAATAGCTGCTTTAGCCAAAAAAATTGCAGACAAGCACCGCGAAATCGGGATATTAAAATAG
- a CDS encoding cytochrome b5 domain-containing protein codes for MTKDELKKYNGENGIPVYVAYKGKVYDLSDSGMWVGGDHMGEHTAGADLTDEIEDAPHDDRVLEKFKVVGDLEE; via the coding sequence ATGACGAAAGATGAATTAAAAAAATACAACGGCGAAAATGGAATACCAGTTTATGTGGCTTACAAAGGCAAAGTCTATGATTTAAGCGATTCTGGCATGTGGGTAGGTGGTGATCATATGGGTGAGCACACTGCAGGTGCAGATTTAACAGACGAAATAGAAGATGCTCCACATGATGACAGAGTGCTTGAGAAGTTTAAAGTAGTAGGGGATCTAGAAGAGTAG
- a CDS encoding ATP-binding protein, with product MSKNWYPIINYKKCTKCLECVKFCPHDVLFEEDGKPVVKNPNLCVDYCRGCQKGACDFGAISYGGAYAT from the coding sequence ATGTCAAAAAACTGGTATCCCATTATAAATTACAAAAAATGCACAAAGTGTTTGGAATGCGTAAAGTTTTGCCCACATGATGTATTGTTTGAAGAAGACGGCAAACCTGTTGTAAAGAATCCAAACCTTTGTGTTGATTATTGCAGAGGTTGCCAAAAAGGCGCGTGTGATTTTGGCGCTATATCTTACGGAGGTGCTTATGCAACCTAA
- a CDS encoding PAS domain S-box protein, protein MSQNCQILESIFNGVGDCVLFCDTQGIIRLWSRGCEKIFGYSAKEALGQSLDIIIPEKYRKRHWDGFFNAVKSKISKYSDDLLSVPAIGKNNKSISIDFSIAIVEQDSQLLGFGAIIRDVTQSFLEKKQLKKEIEELKNKI, encoded by the coding sequence ATGAGTCAAAATTGTCAGATTTTAGAATCGATCTTTAACGGTGTAGGCGATTGTGTATTATTTTGCGATACGCAAGGTATTATTAGACTTTGGAGCAGAGGATGTGAAAAGATATTTGGATATAGCGCCAAAGAAGCTCTAGGCCAGAGTCTTGATATTATAATACCAGAAAAATACAGAAAAAGGCACTGGGATGGTTTTTTTAATGCTGTAAAATCAAAAATCAGCAAATATTCAGATGACTTGCTCTCTGTGCCTGCTATTGGTAAAAATAATAAATCTATATCCATTGATTTTAGCATAGCAATTGTCGAGCAAGACTCACAACTATTAGGCTTTGGTGCGATAATCAGGGATGTAACGCAAAGCTTTTTAGAAAAGAAGCAACTCAAAAAAGAAATAGAAGAGTTAAAGAATAAAATTTAA
- a CDS encoding arsenic resistance protein, whose protein sequence is MLKSAIEKLHNFRLLPIFVIISMVIGIGIGKLYGISNFTVTPPIDAIIAIFKGHYEFNLPNILALGIIIGLFMMIYPAMAKIKFEDLGKAAKSPKQLFLVMFFDYAIAPFLMFALAKIFLSGDPNLYTGLVLYGIAPCIAMVIVFTYLAKGNTPLAIVLVAVNSIIQMVLLPIYAKFLLGNINFSVTIVAESVILYLGLPLIAGILTRILGVKRKGEQWFEKIKFYLDTMSIVGLLLTLIVMFALKGDLILKNPLFVVQMAIPMIIFFFIMFVGAYLVSWKFKLNYEDSVAVAFNSTGRDFEIAISIAITAFNPTVALATVIGPLIEVPVMLALVWFATKTKSKLFG, encoded by the coding sequence ATGCTAAAAAGTGCTATTGAAAAGCTGCATAACTTTAGACTACTGCCTATTTTTGTAATTATATCTATGGTTATTGGGATAGGCATTGGAAAACTCTATGGAATATCAAATTTTACTGTCACACCACCGATTGATGCAATAATTGCTATATTTAAAGGACACTATGAGTTTAACTTGCCAAATATATTAGCCTTAGGCATAATAATAGGTCTTTTTATGATGATTTATCCTGCAATGGCAAAAATTAAATTCGAAGATTTAGGAAAGGCTGCAAAGTCTCCAAAGCAGCTTTTTTTAGTCATGTTCTTTGATTATGCCATAGCACCTTTTTTAATGTTTGCCTTGGCAAAAATATTCTTAAGCGGTGATCCTAATTTATATACAGGGTTGGTATTATACGGTATAGCCCCATGTATCGCCATGGTTATAGTTTTTACTTATTTAGCAAAAGGCAATACACCACTTGCAATCGTACTTGTAGCGGTAAACTCAATTATACAGATGGTTTTACTGCCAATCTATGCCAAGTTTCTCTTGGGAAATATTAATTTTAGCGTAACTATCGTTGCCGAAAGTGTTATTTTATATTTAGGTCTACCTCTTATTGCAGGTATTTTAACAAGAATACTGGGCGTTAAGAGAAAAGGAGAACAGTGGTTTGAGAAAATAAAATTTTATCTTGATACCATGTCTATCGTTGGCTTGCTTTTAACACTTATTGTAATGTTTGCCCTAAAAGGAGACCTAATTTTGAAAAATCCGTTGTTTGTTGTGCAAATGGCAATCCCAATGATAATTTTCTTTTTTATTATGTTTGTTGGTGCTTATTTGGTAAGCTGGAAATTTAAATTAAACTATGAAGATTCTGTTGCTGTAGCGTTCAACTCTACCGGAAGAGATTTCGAGATAGCAATATCTATTGCAATTACAGCTTTTAACCCAACAGTGGCGCTGGCCACCGTCATTGGTCCCCTTATTGAGGTGCCTGTAATGCTTGCACTTGTATGGTTTGCAACCAAAACAAAATCTAAATTGTTTGGATGA